A DNA window from Setaria viridis chromosome 2, Setaria_viridis_v4.0, whole genome shotgun sequence contains the following coding sequences:
- the LOC117846163 gene encoding uncharacterized protein has translation MESSPSSSGWPPSHPQGARAPLLMRRNPTPRADLSMDDNTVKLLRAAYAGDVPKFKKLAKRLEKAGKSMAEVVVGMEAPWDRGYGPLHYAAVAWKVEMCKFLIKDLKFDVDTTEALGNGKSPNAVVLLVYTPLKAATYAHSLKAVELLIKAGADVNAGQPVTPLMVAALAGYTECIKCLLKAGADANIPDDKGTLPVEIAAIQGWQECVEILFPVTAPLTRVADWSIDGITQHAKIIRSKAQGYLLQEDGKPDFEADGDAALYERDYAHALTLYTKAVEADPDNSTLYAKMSLCSLHAGDKGKALDYAGTYKGMRPDLSKSCSAQGAALILMKEYGRACEALMSGLRLDFESKPTDIASR, from the exons ATGGAAtcctccccgtcctcctccggcTGGCCTCCCTCGCATCCGCAGGGAGCGCGGGCACCCCTGCTCATGCGCCGGAATCCCACTCCCAGGGCCGACCTCTCCATGGACGATAACACGGTCAAGCTCCTCCGCGCGGCGTACGCAGGCGACGTCCCGAAATTCAAGA AACTGGCAAAGCGGCTAGAGAAGGCGGGGAAGAGcatggcggaggtggtggtggggatgGAGGCCCCGTGGGATCGAGGTTATGGGCCATTGCACTATGCAGCGGTGGCGTGGAAGGTGGAGATGTGCAAGTTCCTGATCAAGGATCTTAAGTTCGACGTCGACACGACTGAGGCCCTAG GTAATGGAAAGAGT CCTAATGCAGTAGTTCTTTTAGTGTATACACCACTAAAAGCAGCAACATATGCTCATTCATTGAAAGCTGTGGAGCTACTTATTAAG GCTGGTGCTGATGTCAATGCTGGTCAACCTGTAACTCCGCTGATGGTAGCGGCACTTGCTGGCTATACTGAGTGCATCAAGTGTTTGTTGAAAGCTGGTGCTGATGCCAATATACCTGATGAT AAAGGTACACTGCCGGTAGAAATTGCTGCAATCCAAGGATGGCAGGAATGTGTTGAGATTCTTTTCCCTGTCACGGCACCTTTGACTAGAGTTGCAGACTGGAGCATTGATGGAATAACTCAACATGCAAAAATTATAAGATCAAAGGCACAA GGTTATCTGCTCCAGGAGGATGGTAAACCTGATTTTGAGGCAGATGGTGATGCCGCATTATATGAAAGGGATTATGCTCATGCGTTAACTCTCTACACTAAG GCAGTGGAGGCTGACCCTGATAATTCAACCTTGTATGCGAAGATGAGCCTTTGCTCACTGCATGCAGGTGATAAAGGCAAGGCTCTGGATTATGCTGGTACCTATAAAGGTATGCGGCCGGACTTATCAAAGTCGTGCTCTGCACAAGGAGCGGCTCTGATACTGATGAAG GAGTATGGCAGAGCATGCGAAGCACTCATGTCTGGTTTGCGCTTGGATTTTGAAAGCAAACCAACTGACATAGCATCTAGGTAA